The Vibrio pomeroyi genome window below encodes:
- a CDS encoding DNA internalization-related competence protein ComEC/Rec2, with the protein MFNTWFLISFAATVVSASFWPVMPHWVWAPLMLLLLIASIKYSVFRSARGPVTALILVICLGNAIEIQTNRLFQSGQNTTINASVVSLFSENSHGFESVIVVRSIGGEKLIFPQLIKLRLFTPFKLTLGDEVYLSASIKPIWGKLNEAGFDLEKYLFSEGVVANVTYRAGTRYRIHSSTNLRSQWFENSLQRLNRLANTDLIVALSFGYRELIHPQRWDLLKSSGLIHLMAISGLHIGIAFGVGYQLGKVVRLMSPSLIWLPTLFGLGLAFFYSWLAGFTLPTLRALVMCVLASYFLWRGQSISLTRYVALSLCVVLLIWPFSALSSSFWLSFGALGAVLYIALNNNSSSSSPTFIGRVFTLIKIQFMLTLLIAPFSMLFFQGVSLVSVFYNLFLLPWVSIVTIPLLFLAMFFSLFSEFLFGASTLIHGFAFKLWKLVDLSLEPLVFSLPFSGQFWIQVDNHTSELIVFLIVFFGFVGRYIQSKLSILTVTVFVLWWELGESKPDSFSIDVLDVGHGLSLVLEKNNQVVIYDLGNAWPGGSIVESLLIPTLNSRGIRDIEGVIISHFDSDHAGGYPALLEIYDPKWIRTSQNISQQAQSTTQVQSNIQACTIGEAWNWQGIKFEVLWPPQQVKRAYNPHSCVVRIYEPDSEFSMLLTGDIELVSEWLLAREGEQLKSDAMLVPHHGSDSSSIKPFIKAVSPQLAIASLAKGNQWGMPNESVIARYQDVGSTWLDTGESGQITITLTQEGWQYHTIREEQGRQWYRQMLRKGVE; encoded by the coding sequence TTGTTTAACACTTGGTTCTTGATTTCATTCGCTGCGACAGTTGTGTCTGCCAGCTTTTGGCCTGTGATGCCACATTGGGTTTGGGCACCATTGATGCTGTTGTTACTGATAGCATCAATAAAATATAGCGTTTTCCGGAGTGCAAGAGGTCCAGTAACAGCATTGATACTAGTTATCTGCCTAGGGAATGCAATTGAAATACAAACGAATCGATTATTCCAATCAGGGCAGAATACTACCATAAATGCGTCGGTTGTTAGCCTTTTTAGTGAAAATAGCCACGGTTTTGAAAGCGTAATAGTAGTCAGATCAATTGGCGGCGAAAAATTAATCTTTCCTCAATTGATAAAATTGCGGTTGTTTACACCTTTTAAGTTAACGCTCGGAGATGAAGTCTATTTGTCGGCTTCAATAAAGCCCATATGGGGCAAGCTCAACGAGGCGGGCTTTGACCTGGAAAAGTATTTGTTCAGTGAGGGTGTTGTGGCCAATGTCACTTACCGAGCAGGTACAAGATATCGGATTCACTCTAGCACCAACTTGCGTTCTCAGTGGTTTGAGAACAGCCTACAACGGCTAAATAGGCTGGCCAACACCGATCTTATTGTGGCTCTGAGCTTTGGTTATCGAGAGCTCATTCATCCTCAGCGGTGGGACTTGCTTAAAAGTAGTGGGCTAATTCACTTGATGGCTATTTCAGGGCTCCATATTGGGATTGCTTTTGGTGTTGGCTATCAATTGGGGAAGGTAGTTCGATTGATGTCGCCTTCATTGATTTGGTTGCCAACTCTGTTTGGTCTTGGTTTGGCCTTTTTCTATAGTTGGTTGGCAGGATTTACCTTACCGACACTCAGAGCTCTGGTGATGTGTGTTCTCGCGAGTTACTTTTTATGGCGTGGGCAAAGTATCAGTTTGACTCGCTATGTGGCATTGAGCTTGTGTGTGGTTTTGTTAATTTGGCCATTTTCAGCATTATCGAGTAGCTTTTGGTTATCCTTTGGTGCGCTGGGCGCGGTGCTCTATATTGCTCTGAACAATAACTCGTCTTCTTCAAGCCCCACCTTTATCGGCAGAGTGTTCACGCTCATCAAGATACAGTTCATGTTGACGTTATTAATTGCTCCTTTTTCGATGTTGTTTTTCCAAGGGGTGAGTCTGGTCTCTGTTTTCTATAACTTATTTCTGTTGCCTTGGGTGTCGATAGTGACTATTCCATTGCTGTTTCTGGCGATGTTTTTCAGCTTATTCTCCGAATTTTTGTTTGGAGCGAGTACTTTAATTCATGGCTTTGCTTTCAAGTTGTGGAAGCTGGTTGATTTATCACTGGAACCTCTGGTCTTCAGTCTCCCTTTCTCTGGACAGTTTTGGATTCAGGTGGATAACCACACGAGTGAGCTAATTGTATTCCTGATCGTGTTTTTCGGTTTTGTCGGTCGATACATCCAATCGAAGTTATCAATATTAACCGTCACTGTATTTGTATTGTGGTGGGAACTTGGCGAATCCAAACCAGATAGTTTCTCCATCGATGTATTGGATGTTGGGCATGGATTGTCTTTGGTTTTAGAAAAGAACAATCAAGTTGTGATTTATGACCTTGGTAATGCATGGCCGGGTGGGTCGATTGTCGAATCTTTGCTGATCCCTACCTTAAATAGCAGAGGCATAAGAGATATCGAAGGTGTGATAATCAGCCATTTTGATTCCGACCATGCTGGTGGCTATCCGGCATTACTTGAGATCTACGATCCTAAGTGGATAAGAACCAGTCAGAATATTAGCCAACAGGCCCAATCTACCACTCAAGTTCAGTCTAATATTCAAGCATGTACTATTGGAGAGGCTTGGAACTGGCAGGGCATTAAGTTTGAGGTGCTGTGGCCTCCTCAACAAGTGAAGAGGGCATATAACCCACATTCGTGTGTTGTCAGAATATATGAACCAGACTCAGAGTTTTCGATGCTGCTAACGGGTGATATTGAACTGGTAAGTGAGTGGTTACTTGCTCGCGAAGGAGAACAGCTAAAGAGTGATGCCATGTTGGTTCCGCATCATGGTAGTGATTCGTCATCGATTAAGCCGTTTATAAAAGCTGTGTCACCTCAGTTGGCGATAGCTTCTCTAGCTAAAGGGAATCAATGGGGAATGCCGAACGAATCTGTGATTGCACGCTATCAAGATGTAGGGAGCACATGGCTTGATACAGGAGAAAGCGGACAAATAACCATCACTCTCACTCAAGAAGGTTGGCAATATCATACGATTAGAGAGGAACAAGGCAGGCAGTGGTATAGGCAGATGCTCCGTAAGGGAGTAGAATAG
- the msbA gene encoding lipid A ABC transporter ATP-binding protein/permease MsbA — MSTQTDETTWVTFKRLWTYIRLYKAGLGVAVIALIINAVSDTYMISLLKPLLDEGFGNAESDFLRTLPIIIFAMMFIRGVSGFVSTYCLSWVSGNVVMEIRRKIFSHFMHMPVSFFDKEQTGALLSRITYDSEQVSAATSKALVSIVREGASIIGLLTLMFWNSWQLSLVLFAVAPLVAWAISIVSKRFRKISKNMQTSMGHVASSAEQMLKGHKVVLTYGGQDLEKHRFDKVSNQMRQQSMKLITAQAAANPIIQMIASVAIVVVLFLASVDSIKAELTPGTFTVVFSAMFGLLRPLKALTNVTSEFQRGMAASTTLFGLMDLDTEQNKGTLKPETVTGEVAVKDVTFTYDGAEKPALDKVSFNIPKGKTVALVGRSGSGKSTIANLFTRFYDVDSGSIELDGHDIRDYELRNLREHFALVSQNVHLFNDTVANNIAYAAEEQYTREQIEHAAKLAHASEFIEGMENGIDTVVGENGASLSGGQRQRIAIARALLRDAPVLILDEATSALDTESERAIQSALEELQKDKTVLVIAHRLSTIEQADEILVVDDGQIVERGAHAELIEHDGAYAQLHRIQFSG; from the coding sequence ATGTCAACACAAACAGATGAAACTACCTGGGTCACGTTTAAAAGACTTTGGACTTATATTCGACTATATAAGGCTGGCCTTGGTGTTGCGGTTATTGCGCTTATTATAAATGCCGTCTCTGATACCTATATGATTTCCTTACTAAAGCCGTTACTTGATGAAGGTTTTGGTAATGCTGAATCTGACTTTTTACGCACGCTTCCAATCATTATCTTTGCCATGATGTTCATTCGTGGTGTCAGTGGTTTCGTCTCAACCTATTGCTTGAGCTGGGTTTCTGGCAATGTGGTTATGGAAATTCGTCGCAAAATTTTCAGTCATTTCATGCACATGCCTGTGTCTTTCTTCGATAAAGAACAGACGGGTGCGCTGCTTTCTCGAATTACTTACGATTCAGAACAAGTCTCTGCTGCAACCAGTAAAGCACTAGTCAGCATTGTACGTGAGGGTGCAAGCATCATTGGTTTATTGACCTTGATGTTCTGGAACAGCTGGCAGTTGTCTTTGGTTCTATTTGCGGTTGCTCCTCTTGTTGCGTGGGCGATCAGCATCGTATCGAAGCGATTTAGAAAGATTTCTAAAAACATGCAAACTAGCATGGGCCACGTTGCTTCTTCAGCCGAACAAATGTTGAAAGGCCACAAGGTTGTTCTAACTTACGGTGGTCAGGATCTAGAAAAACACCGCTTTGACAAAGTAAGTAACCAGATGCGTCAGCAAAGTATGAAGTTAATCACCGCTCAAGCAGCTGCGAACCCGATCATTCAAATGATCGCTTCGGTTGCGATTGTGGTGGTTCTTTTCTTGGCGAGTGTCGACTCTATTAAAGCAGAACTAACACCGGGTACATTCACTGTTGTGTTCTCTGCTATGTTTGGTTTGTTGCGTCCACTAAAAGCGCTAACTAATGTAACGTCTGAATTCCAACGCGGTATGGCAGCAAGTACAACGCTATTTGGCTTGATGGATCTAGATACAGAACAAAACAAAGGCACGTTGAAACCTGAAACCGTAACCGGTGAAGTTGCAGTAAAAGATGTGACGTTTACTTATGATGGTGCAGAGAAACCAGCACTTGATAAGGTGAGTTTCAATATTCCGAAAGGTAAGACAGTCGCACTTGTCGGCCGCTCAGGTTCGGGTAAGAGTACCATTGCTAACCTGTTTACTCGTTTCTATGACGTCGACTCAGGTTCTATCGAACTGGATGGACACGATATTCGTGATTACGAATTGAGAAACCTACGTGAGCACTTTGCTCTTGTTTCTCAAAATGTTCACCTGTTTAACGATACGGTCGCGAACAACATCGCGTATGCAGCAGAAGAGCAATATACTCGCGAACAGATTGAACATGCAGCTAAACTTGCTCATGCAAGTGAGTTTATTGAAGGCATGGAAAATGGCATCGATACTGTTGTGGGTGAAAATGGCGCAAGCCTTTCTGGCGGTCAAAGGCAGCGTATTGCGATTGCACGTGCTCTATTAAGAGATGCACCTGTGCTGATTCTTGATGAGGCGACGTCTGCATTGGATACTGAATCTGAGAGAGCGATTCAGTCTGCATTGGAAGAACTGCAAAAAGATAAGACTGTATTGGTGATTGCTCACCGTTTATCGACTATCGAGCAAGCCGATGAGATCTTAGTGGTTGATGATGGCCAAATTGTAGAAAGAGGCGCACACGCAGAACTTATTGAACATGATGGTGCTTACGCGCAGCTGCATCGAATTCAGTTCAGCGGATAA
- the lpxK gene encoding tetraacyldisaccharide 4'-kinase translates to MIEKIWFNNHPLKYLLWPLLWPLSQLFKMISSQRRDAYLSGKKETYRPPLPVIVVGNITAGGNGKTPVVIWLVEMLQANGFKPGVVSRGYGAKAPNYPLVLDENTPAEHSGDEPRLIRKRTGCPVAVDPVRANAVKALLSEGVNVIITDDGLQHYALERDIEFSVIDGARRFGNESLIPLGPLREPVSRLDDVDFLINNGGKAQGRELSMSLQPSQAVNLKTGQKASVAELPKLVAFAGIGHPPRFFKTLNDLDGDVVFTQGFADHQDFDKDELHTLAKKGMNMIMTEKDAVKCGEYAQDNWWYLPVSAQFDEDSQQQILKRINEVMEYYGSPSA, encoded by the coding sequence GTGATCGAAAAGATTTGGTTTAACAATCACCCGCTAAAATATCTTCTTTGGCCACTTCTGTGGCCACTGAGTCAGCTGTTCAAAATGATCAGTAGTCAACGTCGTGATGCGTACCTTTCTGGTAAAAAAGAGACCTATCGACCACCTCTGCCAGTGATTGTTGTTGGTAACATAACTGCTGGTGGGAATGGCAAAACACCCGTCGTGATCTGGTTGGTTGAGATGCTGCAAGCCAATGGTTTTAAACCTGGTGTGGTGTCTCGAGGTTATGGAGCTAAAGCGCCAAATTATCCCCTCGTTCTAGATGAAAATACGCCAGCTGAGCATTCGGGTGATGAACCTCGTTTGATTCGCAAGCGAACCGGTTGTCCTGTTGCGGTTGACCCTGTACGTGCAAATGCAGTGAAGGCTTTGTTGAGTGAAGGTGTTAATGTCATTATCACTGATGATGGCCTGCAGCATTATGCACTTGAGCGCGACATTGAATTTTCAGTCATCGATGGTGCAAGACGTTTTGGTAATGAGAGCCTGATTCCGCTCGGGCCATTACGAGAGCCAGTATCACGTTTAGATGATGTTGATTTCTTGATAAACAATGGCGGAAAGGCGCAAGGGCGAGAGCTCTCAATGTCTTTGCAACCAAGCCAAGCTGTGAACCTAAAAACGGGTCAGAAAGCATCGGTCGCTGAATTACCAAAGCTGGTGGCTTTTGCAGGAATAGGTCACCCGCCACGCTTTTTTAAAACATTAAACGATCTTGACGGTGATGTGGTTTTCACACAAGGCTTCGCCGACCATCAGGATTTTGATAAAGATGAACTTCATACCTTAGCAAAGAAAGGTATGAATATGATTATGACAGAAAAAGACGCTGTTAAATGCGGTGAATATGCTCAAGATAACTGGTGGTATCTTCCAGTTTCTGCGCAGTTCGATGAAGATTCGCAACAGCAAATTTTAAAAAGAATAAATGAGGTTATGGAATACTATGGATCACCGTCTGCTTGA
- a CDS encoding Trm112 family protein has product MDHRLLEIVACPVCKGKLTYDKDKQELVCKIDRLAYPIKEGIPVLLEPEARTLSMDEGK; this is encoded by the coding sequence ATGGATCACCGTCTGCTTGAGATCGTTGCTTGCCCTGTATGTAAAGGTAAACTAACTTATGACAAGGATAAGCAAGAGCTTGTTTGTAAAATCGATCGCTTAGCTTACCCAATCAAAGAGGGTATTCCTGTTCTTCTTGAACCTGAAGCTCGCACTCTTTCAATGGACGAGGGCAAGTAA